A genomic window from Solanum dulcamara chromosome 11, daSolDulc1.2, whole genome shotgun sequence includes:
- the LOC129874078 gene encoding zinc finger CCCH domain-containing protein 44-like codes for MDDNDSSPPMYRSCVEEPQSQRLHDDAASTVEHCTSIQDMEDKKLVGVPGAMSAVAAENSNSPAKLKTPMDNGIGYDEKMKRGRPPRGAVVKALQSKRQREEEEGEDVCFICFDGGSLVLCDRKGCPKAYHPACIKRDEAFFRSKAKWNCGWHVCSVCQKASHYMCYTCTYSVCKGCTENADFFCVRRNKGFCSTCMRIIMLIENIDQGIKEMVQVDFDDKSSWEYLFKVYWMYLKEKLSLTQSELIQAKKPWKGSDAVHAKKQRLPFGHTVAFDGKGIVGKSFDHLELKKPKQLLEPPCKDPPITEIQTIAEAENVSCPGCTPQLEQMQPTELELRRKDSLKKEEVSDSMGTSLNGCMEWASKELLEFVAHMKNGDTSALSHFEVQALLLEYIKRNNLRDPHQKSQIICDSRLKSLFGKHRAGHIEMLKLLEFHFLIKEDSQRSAFIPAGIVGNVTSRVEADDNNDISFLMNKAKKRKSRRHTEESLVQINLDEYAAIDAHNINLIYLRRDLMESLIEDMKKFQGRVIGSVVRIRISGNNQKQDMYRLVHVVGTSKAVVPYKIGDKTADVLLEVLNLNKKEIVPIDSISNQDFSEDECRRLRQIIKCGLVKRLTIGEIQKKAMELRAVKLNDSLEEEILRLNNLRDRASEKGRKKELRECVEKLELLKTPEEHQRRLLAIPEVHADPKMDPNYETEEDARESDDKKQVEYGVPRYTRFCRREDTSMSSWRKDKEGSIMARCKVIEKREAHGNIMKKLGNQGTACQVVDRSASETSITSFSTVNSTSTNNSDTDKLWHYRDPNGRIQGPFSVTQLRKWNRSGLFPLDMRIWTNGEHDDSVLLTNALKGLFHKAPQVHEEVSHKSQELGAASVNSGVGWCGSATGIGRECGEEVPWHLRITNNHSNDITETTRMDVLSSSSPQCLDLNNSYSDKPHPSTPEPSSSHGNVRGAPLHGKRCHEIVEFKSSTGHMVQDSRSTMSQISDGCNHSMQSHSQRHLGQSCGQNWESSNSNRSSVNMTSGSSLASVTKSSDSFEQKGITSYPDLPSPTPKTSYDDVEAQAAEELLSLSLVVPVCASNIQDLPSPTPELEEEDPVGQAAANKDSLTSSFPVQDSGPSWSSASSLVIDGAQLPEIANGLGGYSAAAKPSIDSDLISDSALKPAEAVGDHVDTPTSDANQLNNNSSSHPISNFSDWRAIFVEPIEFSTLDEESMSDLLAEVDAMESQTKSGMGSPTSAVRFYEDTISVCKSDFFSFLEELSPTPDPAKNDALSSTEDIQLPCQSSLTDELTRSSHAAFDPFKRSSRTSSSSSDGETKSADVSFSQGQTGSNVHTPFTTSKTAVSVISQSTEVEAITTDCRTAPGNMTCGGPVQGFTNVNQGSSMGTAWGHSNTNDSPFTGNPLSESQCNTQGRGLVVQETGLFP; via the exons ATGGACGATAATGATTCCAGCCCGCCGATGTACCGCTCCTGTGTAGAAGAACCTCAGAGTCAAAGGTTGCACGACGACGCCGCATCGACAGTAGAACATTGCACTTCAATTCAGGATATGGAAGACAAGAAGCTGGTCGGAGTTCCGGGAGCGATGTCCGCGGTTGCTGCTGAAAATTCTAATTCTCCGGCGAAGTTGAAGACGCCGATGGATAACGGGATCGGCTACGACGAGAAGATGAAGCGAGGACGGCCGCCACGTGGAGCAGTGGTTAAAGCTCTGCAATCGAAGAGACAGCGAGAGGAAGAGGAAGGGGAAGATGTCTGCTTTATTTGTTTCGATGGTGGTTCTCTTGTCTTATGCGATCGCAA GGGGTGTCCGAAGGCATACCATCCAGCTTGTATTAAGCGGGATGAGGCATTTTTCCGCTCCAAAGCTAAATGGAACTGCG GTTGGCATGTTTGTAGTGTATGTCAAAAGGCTTCCCACTATATGTGCTATACTTGTACATATTCGGTGTGCAAAGGATGTACAGAAAATGCTGATTTCTTCTGTGTTCGAAGAAACAAAGGCTTTTGCTCAACATGCATGAGAATTATCATGCTGATTGAGAATATAGACCAAGGGATCAAGGAGATG GTTCAAGTAGATTTTGATGACAAAAGCAGCTGGGAGTATCTATTCAAGGTATATTGGATGtacttaaaagaaaaattatcatTAACACAAAGTGAACTTATTCAAGCTAAAAAGCCCTGGAAAGGATCAGATGCAGTACATGCTAAGAAACAGCGACTACCTTTTGGTCATACTGTTGCATTTGATGGAAAAGGTATTGTGGGCAAGTCTTTTGACCATCTGGAGCTGAAAAAACCCAAACAATTGCTGGAGCCACCTTGCAAGGATCCTCCGATCACTGAAATCCAAACCATTGCTGAGGCTGAAAATGTAAGTTGTCCTGGTTGTACTCCACAGTTGGAGCAAATGCAGCCCACAGAACTAGAGTTACGGAGGAAAGATTCTTTAAAGAAAGAAGAAGTGAGTGATTCCATGGGGACATCATTGAATGGTTGCATGGAATGGGCGTCCAAAGAGCTTTTGGAGTTTGTTGCACACATGAAGAATGGCGATACTTCTGCTCTATCACATTTTGAGGTCCAGGCACTATTACTAGAGTACATAAAGAGAAATAATCTTCGAGATCCTCATCAGAAAAGTCAAATAATTTGTGATTCGAGGCTCAAAAGTCTATTTGGAAAACATCGTGCTGGCCACATAGAAATGCTAAAGCTTCTTGAGTTTCACTTTCTGATAAAGGAGGATTCGCAGAGGAGTGCATTTATACCAGCTGGAATTGTTGGAAATGTTACTAGTCGTGTGGAGgctgatgataataatgatatcTCATTCTTGATGAATAAAGCTAAGAAACGTAAATCGCGTAGACACACCGAAGAAAGTTTAGTGCAGATAAATCTAGATGAGTATGCAGCAATTGATGCTCATAACATCAATCTCATATATTTGCGCCGTGATTTGATGGAGAGTCTTATTGAAGATATGAAAAAGTTCCAAGGCAGAGTTATTGGCTCAGTTGTCCGGATAAGAATATCTGGTAACAATCAGAAGCAAGATATGTACAGGCTTGTCCATGTCGTAG GTACAAGCAAGGCGGTTGTTCCATATAAGATTGGGGATAAGACTGCTGATGTATTGCTTGAAGTCTTAAACTTAAACAAGAAAGAGATTGTTCCTATTGATTCTATTTCAAATCAAGATTTCTCTGAG GATGAATGCAGAAGATTACGTCAGATTATAAAATGTGGGCTTGTAAAGCGGCTGACCATA GGTGAGATACAGAAGAAAGCAATGGAACTGCGTGCAGTGAAACTCAATGAT TCTCTGGAAGAAGAGATACTGCGACTCAACAATCTTCGTGATAGAGCAAGTGAGAAAGGGCGTAAGAAAGA GCTCAGAGAATGTGTAGAGAAACTAGAGCTTCTGAAAACGCCTGAGGAACATCAGCGGAGGCTACTTGCAATTCCAGAAGTGCATGCTGATCCAAAGATGGATCCTAATTATGAAACTGAAGAAGATGCTAGAGAATCTGATGACAAAAAACAAG TTGAATATGGGGTGCCAAGATACACTAGATTTTGTAGAAGGGAAGACACGTCTATGTCTTCATGGAGGAAAG ATAAAGAGGGATCTATCATGGCTCGATGTAAAGTGATTGAAAAAAGAGAGGCTCATGGAAATATTATGAAGAAGCTAGGGAATCAAGGTACTGCATGTCAGGTTGTGGATAGGTCTGCATCTGAAACTTCAATTACAAGCTTCTCTACAGTGAACTCAACATCCACTAACAATAGTGATACAGACAAGTTGTGGCATTACCGTGATCCTAATGGTAGAATACAAGGACCATTTTCAGTGACGCAATTGAGGAAATGGAATAGGTCGGGGCTTTTCCCACTTGATATGAGGATATGGACAAATGGTGAACATGATGACTCCGTACTTCTAACTAATGCACTAAAAGGGCTGTTCCATAAAGCCCCTCAGGTGCATGAAGAGGTTTCACACAAGTCTCAGGAGCTTGGTGCTGCTTCTGTTAACAGTGGTGTTGGGTGGTGTGGAAGTGCAACTGGAATAGGGAGAGAATGTGGAGAGGAGGTACCTTGGCACCTCCGTATTACAAATAACCATTCTAATGATATCACTGAGACTACAAGGATGGATGTGCTCTCCTCATCTTCCCCACAATGTTTGGACTTGAATAATTCTTATTCTGACAAACCCCATCCATCCACCCCAGAACCTTCATCTAGTCATGGGAACGTGCGCGGAGCTCCTTTGCATGGGAAAAGATGCCATGAAATTGTTGAATTTAAGTCCAGTACAGGTCATATGGTTCAGGACTCTAGAAGCACAATGTCTCAGATATCTGATGGCTGCAACCATAGTATGCAATCTCACAGTCAGAGGCATTTAGGGCAGTCTTGTGGACAGAATTGGGAATCCTCAAACAGTAATAGAAGTTCAGTTAACATGACTTCTGGATCTAGTCTTGCTTCAGTTACCAAGTCAAGTGATTCATTTGAACAGAAAGGTATCACGAGTTATCCGGATCTGCCCAGTCCAACCCCCAAAACAAGCTATGACGATGTTGAAGCTCAGGCTGCTGAAGAGCTACTTTCTTTGAGTTTGGTTGTTCCAGTTTGTGCTTCAAATATCCAGGATTTGCCAAGTCCTACACCAGAATTGGAAGAAGAAGATCCAGTTGGGCAGGCTGCAGCAAACAAAGATTCTTTAACTTCTAGTTTTCCTGTTCAGGATTCAGGCCCTAGTTGGAGCAGTGCTTCTAGTCTGGTGATCGATGGGGCCCAACTTCCTGAAATAGCTAATGGATTGGGTGGATATTCAGCAGCTGCGAAACCATCTATAGACTCTGATCTTATCTCTGATTCTGCACTGAAACCAGCTGAAGCAGTGGGTGATCATGTCGACACACCTACATCAGATGCCAACCAACTTAATAATAATTCCTCATCTCATCCAATCTCAAACTTCTCCGATTGGCGAGCAATCTTTGTTGAGCCAATAGAGTTCAGCACTTTAGATGAGGAATCCATGTCAGACCTATTAGCTGAAGTTGATGCAATGGAATCTCAAACTAAAAGTGGTATGGGTTCACCAACCTCAGCCGTCAGGTTCTATGAGGACACAATATCTGTATGTAAAAGTGACTTTTTCAGCTTTTTGGAGGAGCTTAGTCCCACACCTGACCCTGCAAAAAATGATGCCTTGAGCTCCACTGAAGATATACAATTACCTTGTCAATCCTCTCTGACAGATGAACTAACAAGGTCATCACATGCAGCTTTTGATCCTTTTAAGAGGTCTAGCAGGACTTCATCTTCTAGCAGTGACGGAGAAACAAAGTCAGCTGATGTTTCCTTTTCCCAGGGGCAAACTGGGTCCAATGTACATACACCTTTCACCACAAGCAAAACTGCAGTTTCAGTCATCAGCCAGAGTACTGAAGTGGAAGCTATAACCACCGACTGTCGTACAGCACCTGGAAACATGACTTGCGGTGGACCAGTTCAGGGATTTACAAATGTTAATCAAGGTAGCAGCATGGGGACTGCATGGGGACATTCAAATACGAATGATTCCCCTTTCACTGGGAATCCATTGTCTGAAAGCCAGTGTAATACTCAGGGGAGAGGTCTGGTGGTCCAAGAGACCGGGTTATTCCCGTAG
- the LOC129874443 gene encoding protein CHAPERONE-LIKE PROTEIN OF POR1, chloroplastic, with the protein MTTAGVAASPIKYCLQLPVQCPGLREKRISVPNLGRSRSHCTVPTQKYHPRKMPLVKCAMEASFGGSTDDSAAIFPRINVKDPYKRLGINREASEDEIQAARNFLIQRYAGHKPSVDAIEAAHDKIIMQKFYDRKNPKIDINKKVREMKQSRVVQAVTSRFRTPATKFIVKTSIAFIVLGALTVLFPTEEGPTLQVAISLITAIYFIHDRLKNKLRAFLYGAGAFIFSWLWGTFLMVSLVPPILKGPRSLEVTTSLITYVLLWVSSTYLI; encoded by the exons ATGACAACAGCAGGAGTAGCTGCTAGTCCCATAAAATACTGTCTCCAATTACCTGTACAATGTCCAGGGTTGCGTGAGAAGAGAATTTCAGTTCCCAACTTAGGGAGATCAAG AAGTCATTGTACTGTTCCTACACAGAAGTATCACCCAAGAAAAATGCCTTTAGTCAAGTGTGCAATGGAAGCTTCTTTTGGTGGTTCTACAGATGACTCTGCTG CTATCTTTCCGAGAATCAATGTGAAGGACCCATACAAACGGCTTGGAATTAATAGGGAAGCTTCTGAGGATGAAATCCAAGCTGCTAGGAACTTCCTGATACAAAGATATGCTGGTCATAAGCCAAGTGTGGATGCAATTGAAGCTGCCcatgataaaataataatgcAGAAATTCTATGATAGAAAGAACCCAAAAATTGACATTAACAAGAAAGTCAGGGAAATGAAACAATCTCGTGTTGTGCAGGCTGTCACTAGCAGGTTTAGGACACCAGCTACAAAGTTCATTGTGAAAACTTCCATTGCTTTCATAGTCCTTGGAGCTCTCACAGTTCTCTTTCCTACTGAAGAAGGTCCAACCCTTCAAGTTGCCATTTCCCTGATCACTGCCATATATTTCATTCATGATCGGTTAAAGAACAAACTTCGAGCTTTTCTATATGG CGCTGGTGCTTTTATTTTCTCTTGGCTTTGGGGGACATTCTTGATGGTGTCTCTGGTTCCTCCCATACTTAAAGGGCCAAGGAGTTTGGAGGTGACAACTTCATTGATTACGTATGTACTTTTGTGGGTTTCATCGACTTACCTCATATAG
- the LOC129873473 gene encoding GATA transcription factor 5-like — protein MDYSGNCQTFVSGDDLFVDDFLDLSNGFPEDEGDDNKPNPTENKETITNKSPIPSVKQDFGELSLPGADLDNLEWLSHFVEDSFSEYSLTYSAGNLPEKALKVHPDAEIPVREKSCFTGPFGAEQEKTSIRIWPMSFSTSSSTTANNFWGQLSESVENKPPARKPKKKMEKRAGIGAKQCSHCGVQKTPLWRTGPLGEKTLCNACGVRFKSGRLLPEYRPASSPTFSSGLHSNSHRKVLEMRQKKETEPGSPVQSF, from the exons ATGGATTACTCCGGCAACTGTCAAACCTTTGTTTCCGGCGATGACTTGTTCGTCGACGACTTCCTTGACTTATCCAATGGCTTCCCTGAAGATGAAGGAGATGATAACAAGCCGAACCCGACAGAGAATAAGGAAACAATAACCAACAAGTCTCCTATTCCTTCTGTGAAACAAGATTTTGGTGAACTCAGCCTTCCT GGGGCTGATTTGGATAACCTCGAATGGCTATCTCATTTCGTGGAAGATTCATTTTCGGAGTATTCACTTACATACTCTGCCGGAAATCTACCGGAAAAAGCTCTCAAAGTCCATCCAGACGCAGAAATTCCAGTCCGAGAGAAGTCCTGTTTCACCGGTCCGTTTGGTGCAGAACAAGAGAAAACTAGTATCCGAATTTGGCCAATGTCATTTTCAACCTCTTCCTCCACTACGGCTAAcaatttttggggtcaattatCGGAGTCGGTAGAAAATAAACCTCCGGCGAGGAAACCAAAGAAGAAGATGGAGAAACGGGCAGGAATTGGGGCAAAACAGTGCAGCCATTGTGGTGTGCAGAAAACCCCACTATGGCGGACCGGTCCATTAGGTGAGAAAACTCTTTGTAATGCATGTGGAGTCCGTTTTAAATCCGGTCGTCTCTTACCAGAATACCGGCCGGCAAGTAGTCCGACGTTTTCGTCCGGGTTACACTCGAACAGTCACCGGAAAGTTTTGGAAATGCGGCAGAAGAAGGAAACTGAACCGGGTTCGCCGGTTCAGAGTTTTTGA